A part of Streptomyces sp. NBC_01451 genomic DNA contains:
- a CDS encoding ATP-binding protein, producing the protein MRTHTRDPQTLGGAGTLDRMARILAARNIDPVAVAALADEPEPYSPLDALLAAMPPRYQGAVADHPQVLDWARDVAQQAVAPSIGARRQVTTGPSLLMAGVVGAGKTHQAYGAVRQLVKTGVGVRWRATTAADLYADLRPRPGADSERELAAVSRCPLLIIDDLGAAKASEWVEEVTYRLINRRYNHMLPTLITTNLAIKDLRAYLGDRVTSRLAQMTTRVEFEPVDRRRHHPAA; encoded by the coding sequence ATGCGCACCCACACCCGCGACCCGCAGACCCTCGGTGGCGCAGGCACCCTGGACCGGATGGCCCGGATCCTGGCCGCCCGCAACATCGACCCCGTAGCCGTCGCCGCCCTGGCCGACGAGCCCGAGCCCTACTCCCCGCTGGACGCCCTGTTGGCCGCGATGCCCCCGCGCTACCAGGGCGCGGTCGCCGACCACCCGCAGGTCCTGGACTGGGCCCGGGACGTCGCCCAGCAGGCCGTTGCCCCGAGCATCGGAGCCCGCCGGCAGGTCACCACCGGCCCGAGCCTGCTGATGGCCGGGGTGGTCGGCGCGGGCAAGACTCACCAGGCGTACGGCGCGGTCCGACAACTGGTGAAGACCGGAGTGGGCGTGCGCTGGCGCGCGACCACTGCCGCCGACCTGTACGCCGACCTCCGCCCCCGGCCGGGAGCCGACAGCGAGCGGGAGCTGGCGGCCGTCAGCAGGTGCCCGCTGCTGATCATCGACGACCTCGGCGCGGCCAAGGCGTCCGAGTGGGTCGAGGAAGTGACGTACCGGCTGATCAACCGCCGGTACAACCACATGCTCCCGACGCTGATCACCACCAACCTGGCGATCAAGGACCTCCGGGCCTACCTCGGCGACCGAGTCACCTCCCGACTCGCGCAGATGACCACCCGGGTCGAGTTCGAGCCGGTCGACCGCAGACGCCACCACCCCGCCGCCTGA
- a CDS encoding WhiB family transcriptional regulator, with amino-acid sequence MTTTTISPARHRSLGDHTWQDQAVCQSTEYNPVDPEIFFPEPDETDRITAAKSLCGQCPVRRTCLDAALESGDTDGIRGGLTEEERGPLHTKLAHRLDYSRVNATIAGRDVHLTKDERRAVVHAAYHHGLTEQRLAWLLKITEEHAQKLYRETRRAIRNRDLEQTTKTTPPHETDGERLGRDDFGTAA; translated from the coding sequence ATGACCACCACGACGATCAGCCCTGCCCGCCACCGGTCGCTCGGCGACCACACCTGGCAGGACCAGGCCGTCTGCCAGAGCACCGAGTACAACCCGGTGGACCCCGAAATCTTCTTCCCGGAGCCCGACGAGACCGACAGGATCACCGCCGCGAAGTCGCTGTGCGGCCAGTGCCCGGTCCGCCGCACCTGCCTGGACGCCGCCCTGGAGAGCGGCGACACCGACGGCATCCGGGGCGGACTGACCGAGGAAGAGCGCGGGCCGCTGCACACGAAGCTCGCCCACCGCCTCGACTACAGCCGCGTCAACGCCACCATCGCCGGGCGCGACGTCCACCTCACCAAGGACGAGCGCCGCGCGGTCGTCCACGCCGCCTACCACCACGGCCTCACCGAACAGCGCCTGGCCTGGCTCCTGAAGATCACCGAGGAACACGCCCAGAAGCTGTACCGCGAAACCCGCCGAGCCATCCGCAACCGAGACCTGGAGCAGACCACGAAGACCACCCCGCCCCACGAGACCGACGGCGAGCGCCTGGGCCGCGACGACTTCGGGACGGCGGCGTGA
- a CDS encoding DUF2637 domain-containing protein — translation MNITSEPSTAHVTGWDRAVVIALGGAGCALSYDALQQMAVAIHVRGLLTYVFPLVIDGFIAYGIRALLVLRDAPLRARLYVWTLFGTATAASIWANALHAVRLNEENASANGLRLGDTVVAVLSTIAPLALAGAVHLYILIARGPVKDSDRSDRDDLGQAGHPGQPEHIAVTRTDRAGQQQPQPGQVSAGQPVAALTDRPRLSLDKQTPDARTLTGDSAPADTTRPDTSHHDREPKATDLGGQPDTAPVVSNQQAVNEPVTGRPDNLPPVTDRPVAPPPVTDSVTRTTGDRRPDPDTEELLEIARSAVRAEDKLTRKVVAQAIRGQQIPLSSDTLTALMVQLRQQHGQSVTTSRN, via the coding sequence GTGAACATCACGAGCGAGCCCAGCACGGCGCATGTCACCGGATGGGACCGCGCGGTCGTCATCGCCCTCGGCGGTGCGGGATGCGCCCTGTCGTACGACGCGCTGCAGCAGATGGCCGTCGCCATCCACGTCCGGGGCCTGCTGACCTACGTCTTCCCCTTGGTGATCGACGGGTTCATCGCCTACGGCATCCGCGCTCTGCTGGTCCTGCGCGACGCACCGCTGCGAGCCCGGCTCTACGTCTGGACACTCTTCGGCACGGCCACCGCCGCCAGCATCTGGGCCAACGCGCTGCACGCGGTCAGGCTCAACGAAGAGAACGCCTCGGCCAACGGGCTGCGTCTCGGCGACACGGTGGTCGCCGTCCTGTCCACCATCGCCCCGCTCGCTCTGGCCGGAGCGGTCCACCTGTACATCCTCATCGCCCGGGGGCCGGTCAAGGACAGTGACCGAAGTGACCGCGATGACCTCGGTCAGGCCGGTCACCCCGGTCAGCCCGAGCACATCGCGGTCACTCGGACCGACCGGGCCGGCCAGCAGCAGCCGCAGCCCGGTCAGGTCAGCGCCGGACAGCCGGTCGCCGCCCTGACCGACCGGCCCCGCCTGTCCCTGGACAAGCAGACCCCGGACGCCCGGACACTGACCGGGGACAGCGCCCCGGCGGACACCACCCGCCCGGACACCAGTCACCATGACCGGGAGCCCAAGGCCACTGACCTGGGCGGACAGCCGGACACCGCCCCGGTGGTCAGTAACCAACAGGCCGTCAACGAGCCGGTCACCGGGCGCCCGGACAACCTCCCGCCGGTCACTGACCGGCCGGTCGCTCCGCCACCGGTCACTGACTCGGTCACCCGGACAACCGGTGACCGGCGACCTGACCCGGACACCGAGGAGCTCCTGGAGATAGCCCGGTCAGCGGTCAGGGCCGAGGACAAACTGACCCGCAAGGTCGTCGCCCAAGCGATCCGCGGTCAACAGATCCCGCTGTCCAGCGACACGCTGACCGCCCTGATGGTCCAGCTCCGCCAGCAGCACGGACAGTCGGTCACCACCTCCCGGAACTGA
- a CDS encoding plasmid mobilization protein, which produces MGGEADDRAPREQQSTSEPAFPDRKPRRRTRNPSQRTHKTTTRLSDTEKTEITAAAKQRAVTVARFLAAAGLAVARGSTTVHTNEQLDAAIDELVALRTAISRIGNNINQIAFVYNTGGQPRPGELDHALTTLTCVLTRVDDTADTLVKKRL; this is translated from the coding sequence GTGGGAGGAGAAGCAGACGACCGCGCCCCGCGCGAGCAACAGAGCACGAGCGAACCCGCGTTCCCCGACCGCAAGCCGCGCCGACGCACCCGCAATCCAAGCCAGCGCACGCACAAGACGACCACCCGCCTGTCCGACACCGAGAAGACCGAGATCACCGCCGCCGCCAAGCAGCGCGCCGTCACCGTCGCCCGTTTCCTCGCTGCTGCCGGCCTCGCCGTCGCCCGCGGTTCGACCACCGTGCATACCAACGAACAGCTCGACGCCGCCATCGACGAACTGGTCGCCCTGCGCACCGCCATCTCCCGCATCGGCAACAACATCAACCAGATCGCCTTCGTCTACAACACCGGAGGACAGCCCCGCCCCGGCGAACTCGACCACGCCCTCACGACCTTGACCTGCGTCCTGACCCGCGTAGACGACACGGCCGACACGCTGGTCAAGAAGCGCCTCTGA
- a CDS encoding relaxase/mobilization nuclease domain-containing protein — protein sequence MVPKIRRGSRTHGLLVYLYGPGKRDEHTDPHLVGSWDGFAPDPGRDTSPDPDPKVTLSRLAAALDLRVKQAGTKAPTEHVWHCSVRTDPGDRTLTDAEWNTVARRLVQAVNLAPDGDPDGCRWVAVRHADDHIHILATMVRGDLRRPRMNYDFKKAQAECRRIEQEMDLRQLMPGDGTGAKTPTSAERFKAERTGRPETPRETLREAVRQAVAGAAGEAEFFTRLREAGLRVKLRHAPSGDVLGYTVALPGDRNRDREPVWFAGSTLAPDLSYPKIQRRLADGTADAVTMPEADTGRSDWSPPARGRRTATGIAERAAIRLDSDDDDAAAQLVGVGELLDAVAQTSPAATCAELGAAARSFERATRSHVRAERADTRAIRSAARGIIQAGGALGRGEDGGTTAMLVSTLVLVALAAARWHSARGHAQQAEASRQTAEHLRAAYRQAAAAPMQALRDQGRALPEAQRRTYETTIRAALPENSTRADTNTKNDALAATLAQAEQVGHDPKALLQEAIAMRELDTAEDVNDVLVWRLRRLAQLPAHPGEAARRPQAETGRAESAANRTGVRTGPPAMTRPAAPDPYNRPPRR from the coding sequence ATGGTCCCCAAGATCCGACGAGGCTCACGCACCCACGGCTTGCTCGTCTACCTGTACGGCCCCGGCAAACGCGACGAGCACACTGACCCCCACCTTGTCGGCAGTTGGGACGGCTTCGCCCCCGACCCCGGCCGCGACACCAGCCCCGACCCCGACCCCAAGGTCACCCTCTCCCGGCTCGCCGCAGCCCTGGACCTGCGAGTCAAGCAGGCCGGTACCAAGGCGCCAACCGAGCACGTCTGGCACTGCTCGGTACGCACCGACCCCGGCGACCGCACCCTGACCGACGCCGAGTGGAACACCGTCGCCCGCCGCCTGGTCCAAGCCGTCAACCTCGCCCCCGACGGCGACCCGGACGGCTGCCGCTGGGTCGCGGTGCGCCACGCAGACGACCACATCCACATCCTGGCCACCATGGTCCGAGGCGACCTGCGCCGCCCGAGGATGAACTACGACTTCAAGAAGGCCCAGGCCGAATGCCGCCGCATCGAACAGGAGATGGACCTGCGCCAGCTCATGCCCGGCGACGGCACCGGAGCCAAGACCCCCACCAGCGCCGAGCGTTTCAAAGCCGAGCGCACCGGCCGCCCCGAGACACCGCGCGAGACGCTGCGTGAAGCCGTCCGCCAGGCCGTCGCCGGAGCCGCCGGCGAAGCCGAGTTCTTCACCCGCCTTCGCGAGGCGGGCCTGCGCGTCAAGCTGCGACACGCCCCCTCCGGGGACGTCCTCGGCTACACGGTCGCACTGCCCGGCGACCGTAACCGCGACCGCGAGCCGGTCTGGTTCGCGGGCTCGACCCTGGCCCCCGACCTTTCCTATCCGAAGATCCAGCGCCGCCTCGCCGACGGAACCGCCGACGCGGTCACGATGCCGGAAGCCGACACCGGCCGGTCGGACTGGTCGCCACCCGCACGGGGGCGACGCACCGCGACCGGGATCGCCGAGCGCGCCGCGATCCGCCTGGACAGCGACGACGACGATGCCGCAGCCCAACTCGTCGGAGTCGGCGAACTCCTGGACGCGGTCGCCCAGACCTCCCCGGCCGCCACCTGCGCCGAACTTGGCGCCGCCGCTCGCTCCTTCGAACGCGCCACCCGCAGCCACGTCCGCGCCGAACGCGCCGATACCCGCGCGATCCGCTCGGCGGCCCGAGGCATCATCCAGGCCGGCGGCGCGCTCGGCCGAGGAGAGGACGGCGGCACTACCGCCATGCTCGTCTCCACCCTGGTCCTGGTGGCGTTGGCCGCAGCACGCTGGCACTCCGCACGCGGTCACGCCCAGCAGGCCGAAGCCTCCCGTCAGACCGCCGAGCATCTGCGCGCCGCCTACCGCCAGGCCGCCGCCGCACCCATGCAGGCCCTGCGCGATCAAGGCCGAGCCCTGCCCGAAGCCCAGCGCCGCACCTACGAGACCACCATCCGCGCAGCCCTGCCCGAGAACAGCACCCGAGCCGACACGAACACGAAGAACGACGCCCTAGCCGCCACCCTGGCTCAGGCCGAGCAGGTAGGCCACGACCCGAAGGCCCTCCTGCAGGAGGCCATCGCCATGCGCGAACTCGACACGGCCGAGGACGTGAACGACGTCCTGGTCTGGCGACTGCGCCGCCTCGCCCAGCTCCCCGCCCACCCGGGCGAAGCCGCTCGACGCCCGCAGGCCGAAACCGGCCGCGCCGAGTCCGCGGCCAACCGGACCGGCGTTCGGACCGGACCTCCGGCAATGACTCGGCCCGCCGCCCCGGACCCGTACAACCGCCCGCCACGCCGCTGA
- a CDS encoding Shedu anti-phage system protein SduA domain-containing protein, whose protein sequence is MPELRWQVVAESLERKCAAPTDEQITVARALGISLEQSTPALVVAAELRVLLRTPLQLALAGNFGDDEYEVLLDLADRTDLTVPDMDKLGCREVLNAWLRVARDRESAAALRRLEPAVDDVVTAHDRRRGPDLYGEISSVGANGRLHFRGGHGLGTAPHRATRITRPGEDGYLDQLRLAREYAAAIQSNPTRITRAQEAQLDRWRINFPATPAAVEALRNALETADDESAMQRLLEKHPALLAGTVVGTHDTWIRPQVQLGNHYMADFMIAGQTSLGVRWTLVELESPVSRMTNPGNKRATTTLRHAVDQIEDWRRWLSTNLHYARSARDADGLGLPGITAEVPGLIIMARETYDDAATEIRDLHARRSHIQVRTYDWLMRINESPDPLRRDAPDQRLRLA, encoded by the coding sequence GTGCCAGAGCTCAGGTGGCAGGTCGTGGCCGAGAGCCTCGAACGCAAGTGCGCGGCGCCGACGGACGAGCAGATCACCGTAGCTCGGGCGCTGGGCATCTCCCTGGAGCAGTCCACACCCGCGCTGGTCGTCGCCGCCGAGCTACGCGTCCTGTTGCGAACGCCTCTACAGCTCGCGCTCGCCGGGAACTTCGGCGACGACGAGTACGAGGTCCTCCTCGATCTGGCGGACCGCACCGACCTCACGGTTCCCGACATGGACAAGCTCGGGTGCCGGGAGGTGCTCAACGCCTGGCTGCGCGTCGCCCGTGACCGCGAGTCCGCCGCCGCCCTGCGTCGGCTGGAGCCCGCGGTCGATGACGTTGTTACCGCCCACGATCGGCGCAGGGGCCCGGATCTGTACGGCGAGATTTCATCAGTCGGCGCTAACGGCCGGCTGCACTTCCGGGGCGGCCACGGACTCGGCACTGCCCCGCACCGGGCCACCCGCATCACCCGCCCCGGCGAGGACGGATATCTCGATCAGCTCCGCCTGGCCCGCGAATACGCCGCTGCGATCCAGAGCAACCCAACCCGGATCACTCGAGCCCAAGAGGCGCAGCTGGACCGCTGGCGGATCAACTTTCCAGCGACCCCGGCGGCGGTCGAGGCGCTGCGCAACGCACTGGAGACAGCCGACGACGAGTCCGCGATGCAGCGGCTCCTGGAGAAGCATCCGGCGCTGCTGGCCGGTACCGTGGTGGGCACCCACGACACCTGGATCCGGCCCCAGGTCCAGCTCGGGAACCACTACATGGCCGACTTCATGATCGCCGGTCAGACCTCGCTCGGAGTTCGTTGGACGCTGGTCGAACTGGAGAGCCCCGTCAGCCGCATGACCAACCCGGGCAACAAGCGGGCGACAACCACCCTGCGACACGCGGTCGACCAGATCGAGGACTGGCGCAGGTGGCTGTCCACCAACCTGCACTACGCCCGCTCCGCGCGTGACGCCGACGGACTGGGCCTGCCGGGTATCACAGCCGAGGTCCCCGGCTTGATCATCATGGCCCGCGAGACCTACGACGACGCAGCCACCGAAATCCGGGATCTGCATGCCCGGCGCTCACACATCCAGGTACGCACCTACGACTGGCTGATGCGCATCAACGAGTCCCCCGACCCTCTGCGCCGAGACGCCCCCGACCAGCGACTTCGGCTCGCCTGA